A genomic segment from Modestobacter roseus encodes:
- a CDS encoding PHP domain-containing protein has product MLIDLHTHSAVSDGTDSPATLVATAAAAGLDVIALTDHDTTAGWQPAAAARPTGLTIVPGMELSCRWFPADEPPMSVHLLAYLFDPQHPGFAAERVRLREERLGRAERIVGNLAAAGYPITWDVVVARSAGGVVGRPHIAGALVEAGVVDSVDQAFATVLNHRSPHYVTKADTDVLDGIALVRAAGGVPVFAHGLATSRGRVVDDAALTTMTDAGLLGLEVDHPDHTPEQREHLRALAGDLGLIRTGSSDYHGTNKLTPIAACTTDPDQYEAIVAAGTGSTVVGD; this is encoded by the coding sequence GTGCTCATCGACCTGCACACCCACTCCGCGGTGTCCGACGGCACCGACAGCCCCGCGACGCTGGTCGCCACCGCGGCCGCGGCCGGCCTCGACGTCATCGCCCTCACCGACCACGACACCACCGCCGGCTGGCAGCCGGCGGCGGCCGCCCGGCCGACCGGGCTCACGATCGTGCCGGGGATGGAGCTGTCCTGCCGGTGGTTCCCGGCCGACGAGCCGCCGATGAGCGTGCACCTGCTGGCCTACCTGTTCGACCCGCAGCACCCCGGCTTCGCCGCCGAGCGCGTGCGGCTGCGGGAGGAGCGGCTCGGGCGCGCCGAGCGGATCGTCGGCAACCTGGCCGCGGCCGGCTACCCGATCACCTGGGACGTCGTGGTGGCCCGCAGCGCCGGCGGGGTGGTCGGCCGGCCGCACATCGCCGGCGCGCTGGTGGAGGCCGGGGTCGTCGACTCGGTCGACCAGGCCTTCGCCACCGTGCTGAACCACCGCAGCCCGCACTACGTGACCAAGGCCGACACCGACGTGCTCGACGGTATCGCCCTGGTCCGCGCGGCCGGCGGGGTGCCGGTCTTCGCCCACGGACTCGCCACCTCCCGCGGCCGGGTCGTCGACGACGCCGCGCTCACGACGATGACCGACGCCGGGCTGCTGGGCCTGGAGGTCGACCACCCCGACCACACCCCCGAGCAGCGCGAGCACCTGCGCGCCCTGGCCGGCGACCTGGGGTTGATCCGCACCGGGTCCAGCGACTACCACGGCACCAACAAGCTCACCCCGATCGCGGCCTGCACCACCGACCCCGACCAGTACGAGGCGATCGTGGCCGCGGGCACCGGGAGCACCGTCGTCGGCGACTGA
- a CDS encoding RecB family exonuclease translates to MTVVQMEMPGMPKRLFACTPSKLATFADCPRRYRFAYVERPSPPKGPPWAHNTVGSAVHAALRSWWELPIEKRTTAAVRQLLYGAWSPTGFRDDEQSHRWRAKAATWLTDYVAGLDPADEPAGTERTVGTTTPALALSGRVDRIDRRGDELVVVDYKTGRVPSTEDEARGSPALAAYVLGVRRTLRRPCSRVELHHLPSGTVAAFEHTDRSLANHVRRAEDIAADIATATEAVEAGQSPDEAFPAVTGRQCSWCDFRPSCPVGRAAVPARESWSFLPEEPAAD, encoded by the coding sequence GTGACCGTCGTGCAGATGGAGATGCCGGGCATGCCCAAGCGGCTGTTCGCCTGCACGCCGAGCAAGCTCGCCACCTTCGCCGACTGCCCGCGCCGCTACCGGTTCGCCTACGTCGAGCGGCCCAGCCCGCCCAAGGGCCCGCCGTGGGCGCACAACACCGTCGGCTCGGCGGTGCACGCGGCGCTGCGGAGCTGGTGGGAGCTGCCGATCGAGAAGCGGACCACCGCCGCGGTCCGCCAGCTGCTGTACGGCGCCTGGTCGCCCACCGGCTTCCGCGACGACGAGCAGTCGCACCGCTGGCGCGCCAAGGCCGCGACCTGGCTGACCGACTACGTCGCCGGGCTCGACCCGGCCGACGAACCGGCCGGCACCGAGCGCACGGTGGGGACGACGACCCCCGCGCTGGCGCTGTCCGGCCGCGTCGACCGGATCGACCGGCGCGGCGACGAGCTGGTCGTCGTCGACTACAAGACCGGGCGGGTGCCCAGCACGGAGGACGAGGCCCGCGGCTCCCCGGCGCTGGCCGCCTACGTGCTCGGCGTGCGTCGCACGCTGCGCCGGCCGTGCAGCCGGGTCGAGCTGCACCACCTGCCCAGCGGCACGGTCGCCGCCTTCGAGCACACCGATCGCTCGCTGGCCAACCACGTGCGCCGCGCCGAGGACATCGCGGCCGACATCGCGACGGCCACCGAGGCGGTCGAGGCCGGGCAGAGCCCCGACGAGGCGTTCCCGGCGGTCACCGGGCGGCAGTGCAGCTGGTGCGACTTCCGGCCCAGCTGTCCGGTCGGCCGGGCCGCCGTCCCCGCGCGCGAGTCGTGGAGCTTCCTCCCCGAGGAGCCGGCGGCCGACTGA
- a CDS encoding DUF3107 domain-containing protein has product MEVKIGVQHSPRELVIDSPKTPDEIATEVSKAMAADDGLLTLVDERGRRVVVPTSKIAYVEIAEADQRRVGFIAG; this is encoded by the coding sequence GTGGAAGTCAAGATCGGTGTCCAACACTCCCCCCGCGAGCTGGTCATCGACAGCCCGAAGACCCCCGACGAGATCGCGACGGAGGTCTCGAAGGCCATGGCGGCCGACGACGGTCTGCTGACGCTGGTCGACGAGCGCGGTCGCCGCGTCGTCGTCCCGACGTCCAAGATCGCCTACGTCGAGATCGCCGAGGCCGACCAGCGCCGGGTGGGCTTCATCGCCGGCTGA
- a CDS encoding DEAD/DEAH box helicase, producing the protein MRRRRRPETGPHHDAEVPHQTEARELTSTENTPTASTDPTAPELEHAESGAPAPEELEQQVEELGGAPVASDSPLFSDFDVHPDIVAALAEVGITRTFAIQELTLPLALAGNDLIGQARTGTGKTLGFGVPLLQRVTPPAEGADGVPQALVVVPTRELCVQVSRDLAAAGAKRGVRVQAIYGGRAFEPQVAALQAGVEVVVGTPGRLLDLAQQGHLILGKVRGLVLDEADEMLDLGFLPDIERILAMVPEKRQTMLFSATMPGPIVTLSRSFMTQPTHIRAHGNDEGSTVPQTTQFIYRAHNLDKPELLSRVLQSRDRGLVMVFCRTKRTAQKVADELVDRGFAAAAVHGDLGQGAREQALRAFRAGKVDVLVATDVAARGIDVTGVSHVVNYQCPEDEKTYVHRIGRTGRAGSTGVAVTLVDWDDIPRWQLINKALDLDFADPPETYSTSPWVYTDLDVPTTATGRLPRSQRTREGLGAETLEDLGETGKRQRTGAGSGTGTGRGSSGNHSGPGREDAEPTAGPSKSRPRRRTRGSGAAAAGAAAALGTDGPAAAEAGGSEGGGSEGAATATASTAGDGGAPKRRRRRRGGAGRSGSGRSGGGAADTGSAGGSEPAAG; encoded by the coding sequence GTGCGTCGCCGGCGGCGCCCCGAGACGGGGCCGCACCACGACGCCGAGGTCCCCCACCAGACCGAGGCGAGAGAACTGACCTCCACCGAGAACACCCCCACCGCCAGCACCGACCCCACCGCTCCGGAGCTGGAGCACGCCGAGTCCGGCGCGCCCGCCCCCGAGGAGCTCGAGCAGCAGGTCGAGGAGCTGGGCGGCGCTCCCGTCGCCAGCGACAGCCCGCTGTTCAGCGACTTCGACGTCCACCCCGACATCGTCGCCGCGCTCGCCGAGGTCGGCATCACCCGCACCTTCGCCATCCAGGAGCTGACGCTCCCGCTGGCCCTGGCCGGCAACGACCTCATCGGGCAGGCCCGCACCGGCACCGGCAAGACGCTGGGCTTCGGCGTCCCGCTGCTGCAGCGGGTCACCCCGCCGGCCGAGGGCGCCGACGGCGTCCCGCAGGCCCTGGTCGTCGTCCCCACCCGCGAGCTGTGCGTCCAGGTCTCCCGTGACCTGGCCGCTGCGGGCGCCAAGCGCGGCGTCCGGGTGCAGGCCATCTACGGCGGCCGCGCCTTCGAGCCGCAGGTCGCCGCGCTGCAGGCCGGCGTCGAGGTCGTCGTCGGCACCCCCGGCCGGCTGCTGGACCTGGCACAGCAGGGCCACCTGATCCTGGGCAAGGTCCGCGGCCTGGTCCTCGACGAGGCCGACGAGATGCTCGACCTGGGCTTCCTGCCCGACATCGAGCGCATCCTGGCGATGGTCCCGGAGAAGCGGCAGACGATGCTGTTCTCCGCGACGATGCCCGGCCCGATCGTCACCCTGTCGCGGTCGTTCATGACCCAGCCCACGCACATCCGGGCGCACGGCAACGACGAGGGCTCGACGGTCCCGCAGACCACCCAGTTCATCTACCGGGCGCACAACCTGGACAAGCCCGAGCTGCTGTCCCGGGTGCTGCAGTCCCGCGACCGCGGCCTGGTGATGGTCTTCTGCCGCACCAAGCGGACCGCGCAGAAGGTCGCCGACGAGCTGGTCGACCGCGGGTTCGCCGCGGCCGCGGTGCACGGTGACCTCGGCCAGGGCGCCCGCGAGCAGGCGCTGCGGGCCTTCCGCGCCGGCAAGGTCGACGTGCTGGTCGCCACCGATGTCGCCGCCCGCGGCATCGACGTCACCGGCGTGAGCCACGTCGTCAACTACCAGTGCCCCGAGGACGAGAAGACCTACGTGCACCGGATCGGCCGCACCGGCCGTGCGGGGAGCACCGGCGTCGCCGTCACCCTGGTCGACTGGGACGACATCCCGCGCTGGCAGCTGATCAACAAGGCACTGGACCTCGACTTCGCCGACCCGCCGGAGACGTACTCCACGTCGCCGTGGGTCTACACCGACCTCGACGTGCCGACGACGGCCACCGGCCGGCTCCCCCGCTCCCAGCGCACCCGCGAGGGCCTGGGCGCCGAGACCCTCGAGGACCTCGGCGAGACGGGCAAGCGCCAGCGCACCGGTGCCGGTTCCGGCACCGGCACCGGGCGCGGCTCCAGCGGCAACCACTCCGGCCCCGGTCGTGAGGACGCCGAGCCGACCGCCGGCCCCAGCAAGAGCCGCCCGCGCCGGCGCACCCGGGGCAGCGGCGCGGCGGCCGCCGGCGCGGCAGCCGCACTCGGCACCGACGGGCCGGCCGCGGCCGAGGCCGGCGGCAGCGAGGGCGGCGGCAGCGAGGGCGCGGCCACCGCGACCGCATCGACCGCCGGTGACGGCGGCGCGCCCAAGCGCCGGCGTCGTCGCCGTGGTGGCGCGGGGCGCAGCGGGTCGGGGCGCAGCGGTGGCGGCGCGGCCGACACCGGCTCGGCCGGCGGCAGCGAGCCCGCCGCCGGATGA
- a CDS encoding LysR family transcriptional regulator ArgP gives MDLDLGQLRALEATVAAGSLDAAARVLHVTPSAVSQRLKALETATGRVLLVRSRPVRVTPSGEAVLRLARQVGLLAAETARELGADRGPLVLSIAVNADSLATWVLPALAPLAGEVAFDLRREDQEHTSALLRDGSVTAAVTADADPVPGCTVTRLGAMRYRPMATAPVVARWFPDGVSAAALARAPVVVFDRRDDLQHRYLRSRGVDPDDVPAHFVPSSTDYVEAVRLGFGWGMVPRQQEPPGELVALDDAGAVEVLLHWQQWKLRSPALDRVADAVLTAARRALDQTVAA, from the coding sequence GTGGATCTCGACCTGGGCCAGCTACGGGCTCTCGAGGCGACGGTCGCGGCCGGCAGCCTGGACGCGGCCGCCCGCGTCCTGCACGTCACGCCGAGCGCGGTCAGCCAGCGGCTCAAGGCCCTGGAGACGGCGACCGGCCGGGTGCTGCTGGTGCGCAGCCGGCCGGTGCGGGTGACGCCGTCCGGCGAGGCGGTGCTGCGCCTGGCCCGCCAGGTGGGGCTGCTCGCCGCCGAGACCGCCCGCGAGCTGGGTGCCGATCGCGGCCCGCTGGTCCTGTCGATCGCGGTCAATGCCGACTCGCTGGCCACCTGGGTGCTGCCCGCGCTGGCCCCGCTGGCCGGGGAGGTCGCCTTCGATCTGCGCCGGGAGGACCAGGAGCACACCAGCGCGCTGCTGCGCGACGGGTCGGTCACGGCCGCCGTCACCGCCGACGCCGACCCGGTTCCCGGCTGCACGGTCACCCGGCTCGGGGCGATGCGCTACCGGCCGATGGCGACCGCCCCCGTCGTCGCCCGCTGGTTCCCGGACGGCGTGAGCGCGGCCGCGCTGGCGCGGGCGCCGGTCGTCGTCTTCGACCGCCGGGACGACCTGCAGCACCGCTACCTGCGGTCCCGTGGCGTGGACCCGGACGACGTCCCGGCGCACTTCGTCCCGTCGTCCACCGACTACGTCGAGGCCGTGCGGCTGGGCTTCGGCTGGGGCATGGTCCCGCGGCAGCAGGAGCCGCCGGGCGAGCTGGTCGCCCTGGACGACGCCGGCGCGGTCGAGGTGCTCCTGCACTGGCAGCAGTGGAAGCTGCGCTCCCCGGCGCTGGACCGGGTGGCCGATGCCGTGCTGACCGCCGCGCGCCGCGCGCTGGACCAGACCGTCGCGGCCTGA
- a CDS encoding oxygenase MpaB family protein, translating into MRPTPSLREFTAEEDRLGFFGPDSISWRIHADPAFSVGGIRALLLQALHPVAMDGVHQFSEAFGSEPWARLTRTAEYVATLTFGTRRDALRAVRRVRGMHRGKSSVEETTGRAYSVDDADLLLWVHCCEVDSLLSTARRAGVPLTDAEADRYVAEQVVAAVLIGCEPDDVPATAAELAAYLDRTRPRLAVTPAARTASRFVLLPPMPGWVQLFTPARPAWSTLASLGAATLPQWARRLYGLPGFGLTDAAATAAVRAFRQTALAVPARVRESPIVRAARERVAEPLAA; encoded by the coding sequence ATGAGGCCGACGCCGTCCCTGCGCGAGTTCACCGCGGAGGAGGACAGGCTCGGGTTCTTCGGCCCGGACAGCATCAGCTGGCGGATCCACGCCGACCCCGCGTTCTCCGTGGGCGGCATCCGGGCGCTGCTGCTCCAGGCGCTGCACCCGGTGGCGATGGACGGCGTCCACCAGTTCTCCGAGGCGTTCGGCAGCGAGCCGTGGGCCCGGCTGACCCGGACCGCGGAGTACGTCGCCACCCTGACGTTCGGCACCCGCCGGGACGCGCTGCGCGCCGTGCGCCGGGTCCGCGGCATGCACCGCGGCAAGTCGTCGGTGGAGGAGACCACCGGGCGCGCCTACTCCGTCGACGACGCCGACCTGCTGCTGTGGGTGCACTGCTGCGAGGTCGACTCGCTGCTGTCCACCGCCCGGCGCGCCGGGGTACCGCTGACCGACGCCGAGGCCGATCGCTACGTCGCCGAGCAGGTGGTGGCGGCCGTGCTGATCGGCTGCGAGCCCGACGACGTCCCGGCCACCGCCGCGGAGCTGGCCGCCTACCTGGACCGCACGCGGCCCCGGCTGGCGGTCACCCCCGCCGCGCGCACCGCCTCCCGGTTCGTCCTCCTGCCACCGATGCCCGGCTGGGTGCAGCTGTTCACCCCGGCCCGCCCGGCGTGGAGCACCCTGGCCAGCCTGGGTGCCGCGACGCTCCCGCAGTGGGCCCGCCGGCTCTACGGCCTGCCCGGCTTCGGGCTCACCGACGCCGCGGCGACCGCCGCGGTGCGTGCCTTCCGCCAGACGGCGCTGGCGGTGCCGGCCCGGGTGCGTGAGTCGCCGATCGTGCGCGCTGCTCGCGAGCGGGTCGCCGAGCCGCTCGCTGCCTGA
- a CDS encoding ferritin-like fold-containing protein, translating into MGAEVRVLDVEVQRRAVVELLGVLSYAELTAFDRLAEDARMAPTLAGRAALARMAAAEIAHHDRLSARLVELGVDPADAMAPFVAALDGFHDQTRAGSWLEGLVKAHVGDGLATDFYREVATFLPQPDRGLVEEVLADTGHADFAVREVRAAIAADPTQAGRLALWARRLVGEALTQSQAVIAEHDDLADLMMTGTGDLAGVGKLLQRLTAAHGVRMKALGLNP; encoded by the coding sequence GTGGGTGCCGAGGTGCGCGTGCTGGACGTCGAGGTGCAGCGGCGGGCGGTGGTGGAGCTGCTCGGCGTGCTCTCCTACGCGGAGCTGACCGCCTTCGACCGGCTGGCCGAGGACGCCCGGATGGCGCCGACCCTCGCCGGCCGCGCGGCGCTGGCCCGGATGGCGGCCGCGGAGATCGCCCACCACGACCGGCTCTCCGCCCGGCTGGTCGAGCTGGGCGTCGACCCGGCCGACGCGATGGCCCCGTTCGTCGCGGCGCTGGACGGCTTCCACGACCAGACGCGGGCCGGCAGCTGGCTGGAGGGACTGGTCAAGGCGCACGTCGGCGACGGGCTGGCCACCGACTTCTACCGGGAGGTCGCCACGTTCCTGCCGCAGCCCGACCGCGGGCTGGTCGAGGAGGTGCTCGCCGACACCGGGCACGCCGACTTCGCCGTCCGGGAGGTGCGGGCGGCCATCGCGGCCGACCCCACTCAGGCCGGGCGGCTGGCCCTGTGGGCCCGCCGGCTGGTGGGTGAGGCGCTCACCCAGTCGCAGGCGGTGATCGCCGAGCACGACGACCTCGCCGACCTGATGATGACCGGCACCGGCGACCTGGCCGGGGTGGGCAAGCTGCTGCAGCGGCTCACGGCTGCACACGGGGTGCGCATGAAGGCGCTGGGACTCAACCCCTGA
- a CDS encoding alpha/beta fold hydrolase gives MVLPGGSEHVAPHDLRQLAVHDARPIAFRGGAGPIAGLDTGADRDARATVLLVAGYTGSKEDFAPLLTPLADAGLRTVAIDQRGQYESPGPDDPAAYAVPELAADVVAVARQLQERDGRPVHLLGHSFGGIVARAAVLADPALFASLTLLGSGPAALTGPRAELLDHLAPLLDAGGVQLVSDTLEQLAMTDPRAQAVPAPTREFLTRRFLSNSAAGLRGMADAMLGEPDRVAELAATGVPVLVAHGIADDAWRPAAQAEMAARLGARHEVIPQAVHSPAIENPARTLAVLLDFLADPAASTAAARSADVPATGDHEAAR, from the coding sequence ATGGTCCTGCCAGGTGGCTCCGAGCACGTCGCTCCCCACGACCTCCGCCAGCTCGCCGTGCACGACGCCCGCCCGATCGCCTTCCGCGGTGGCGCCGGCCCGATCGCCGGGCTGGACACCGGCGCCGACCGGGACGCCCGCGCCACCGTGCTGCTGGTGGCCGGCTACACCGGCAGCAAGGAGGACTTCGCACCGCTGCTGACGCCGCTGGCCGACGCCGGCCTGCGCACGGTCGCGATCGACCAGCGCGGGCAGTACGAGTCCCCCGGCCCCGACGACCCGGCGGCCTACGCCGTGCCCGAGCTCGCCGCCGACGTCGTCGCCGTGGCCCGCCAGCTGCAGGAGCGCGACGGCCGCCCGGTGCACCTGCTGGGGCACAGCTTCGGCGGCATCGTGGCCCGCGCCGCCGTGCTCGCCGACCCGGCGCTGTTCGCCTCGCTGACGCTGCTCGGCAGCGGCCCGGCCGCGCTGACCGGTCCGCGCGCGGAGCTGCTGGACCACCTCGCCCCGCTGCTGGACGCCGGTGGCGTGCAGCTGGTCAGCGACACGCTGGAGCAGCTGGCGATGACCGACCCGCGGGCGCAGGCGGTCCCCGCCCCGACGCGTGAGTTCCTCACCCGCCGGTTCCTGTCCAACAGCGCCGCCGGGCTGCGCGGCATGGCCGACGCGATGCTCGGCGAGCCCGATCGGGTGGCCGAGCTGGCCGCCACCGGGGTGCCGGTCCTGGTCGCGCACGGCATCGCCGACGACGCGTGGCGCCCGGCGGCACAGGCGGAGATGGCCGCGCGGCTGGGCGCCCGGCACGAGGTCATCCCGCAGGCGGTGCACTCCCCCGCCATCGAGAACCCGGCCCGCACGCTCGCCGTGCTGCTGGACTTCCTGGCCGACCCGGCCGCCTCCACCGCCGCCGCCCGCTCGGCCGACGTGCCCGCGACCGGCGACCACGAGGCGGCGCGATGA
- a CDS encoding TetR/AcrR family transcriptional regulator translates to MRAAQDVFVAQGFHAAAMDDIADRAGVSKPVLYQHFPGKRELYLALLEQQVDVLTDRVREALATTEDNRMRVDGVVGAYFGFIDTEGEAFRLVFESDLRNDPDVRRVVDRSAQLCIDAVAEVIADDTGVDRERALLLASGLIGSAESSARWWLAGKGSLSREESVSLISRLMWRGISGFPRRDDGDGQ, encoded by the coding sequence CTGCGCGCCGCCCAGGACGTCTTCGTCGCCCAGGGTTTCCACGCCGCCGCGATGGACGACATCGCCGACCGCGCCGGCGTCAGCAAGCCGGTGCTCTACCAGCACTTCCCCGGCAAGCGCGAGCTCTACCTGGCGCTGCTGGAGCAGCAGGTCGACGTGCTCACCGACCGGGTCCGGGAGGCGCTGGCCACCACCGAGGACAACCGGATGCGGGTGGACGGCGTGGTGGGCGCCTACTTCGGCTTCATCGACACCGAGGGCGAGGCGTTCCGGCTCGTCTTCGAGTCCGACCTGCGCAACGACCCCGACGTCCGGCGCGTCGTCGACCGGAGCGCGCAGCTGTGCATCGACGCCGTCGCCGAGGTCATCGCCGACGACACCGGGGTCGACCGCGAGCGGGCCCTGCTGCTGGCCTCGGGACTCATCGGGTCGGCCGAGAGCAGCGCCCGCTGGTGGCTGGCCGGCAAGGGTTCGCTGTCCCGGGAGGAGTCGGTCTCGCTGATCTCGCGGCTGATGTGGCGCGGCATCTCCGGCTTCCCCCGCCGCGACGACGGCGACGGGCAGTGA
- a CDS encoding LysE/ArgO family amino acid transporter yields MPTAALAAASGLGLGLSLIIAIGAQNAFVLRQGLRAEHVAAVVAVCLLSDVVLIAAGTAGAGALVTRVPELLTVVCLAGAAFLLGYGLLAARRALRPAVLLPADGGARGSLAAAVTTCLALTWLNPHVYLDTVVLLGSLASTWSEQRWWFAAGAALGSVVWFTGLGYGARLLRPLFARPAAWRVLDGLIAVVMVALAVSLVARGL; encoded by the coding sequence GTGCCCACCGCCGCCCTCGCCGCCGCCTCCGGGCTCGGACTCGGCCTGTCCCTGATCATCGCGATCGGCGCGCAGAACGCCTTCGTGCTGCGCCAGGGGCTGCGCGCCGAGCACGTCGCGGCGGTGGTCGCCGTCTGCCTGCTGTCCGACGTCGTGCTGATCGCGGCCGGCACCGCGGGCGCCGGGGCGCTGGTGACCCGGGTGCCGGAGCTGCTGACCGTCGTGTGCCTCGCGGGCGCGGCCTTCCTGCTCGGGTACGGGCTGCTGGCCGCTCGCCGGGCACTCCGCCCGGCCGTGCTGCTGCCCGCCGACGGCGGCGCCCGCGGGTCGCTGGCCGCCGCCGTCACCACCTGCCTGGCGCTGACCTGGCTCAACCCACACGTCTACCTGGACACCGTGGTGCTGCTCGGCTCGCTGGCCAGCACCTGGTCCGAGCAGCGCTGGTGGTTCGCCGCCGGCGCGGCGCTGGGCTCGGTGGTCTGGTTCACCGGCCTGGGCTACGGGGCGCGCCTGCTGCGCCCGCTGTTCGCCCGGCCGGCCGCCTGGCGGGTGCTCGACGGCCTGATCGCCGTGGTCATGGTGGCGCTGGCGGTCTCGCTGGTGGCCCGCGGTCTGTGA
- a CDS encoding PQQ-binding-like beta-propeller repeat protein produces MTARGRRLRPRPPLRVWVWTAAALVVAAVAVSLWLTSDVAATSSTTAPPASVADEAPAGALTAAWSAPTDGDLRGRVVESGRVLVTDEHGVAMVDPATGEEAWHYRRSNARLCDATAVDGLVIVAFRTTGRCNELTGLTAATGERAWYRNVRFRTDVDLTSTEQVLLASSPTGIVTIDPTGDNTRWRVSPADGCRFVDAAAGSTGVAVLQRCGAGAPLQVLLYDGMAGDLTWTRELDTGTATARLTGADRLVGVVVGDTVTVLAPADGATLRTIELPSLPAGADARAEPLLQAGVEDVALLWARGTVVALDQATGATRWSGPALGLPAAVGSAPVGEVLVPEDGAFVRRSLADGAELERSTVTGELPTGGRATVVGPTVVLATPGEVRAFR; encoded by the coding sequence ATGACCGCACGCGGCCGTCGTCTCCGTCCTCGCCCGCCGCTGCGGGTGTGGGTGTGGACGGCGGCCGCCCTCGTGGTGGCCGCCGTCGCCGTGTCGCTGTGGCTGACCTCCGACGTCGCGGCGACCTCCTCGACGACCGCTCCTCCCGCCTCCGTCGCCGACGAGGCGCCGGCCGGGGCGCTGACCGCGGCCTGGTCGGCACCGACCGACGGTGACCTGCGCGGCCGGGTGGTGGAGAGCGGACGGGTCCTGGTCACCGACGAGCACGGCGTCGCCATGGTCGACCCGGCCACCGGCGAGGAGGCCTGGCACTACCGGCGGTCCAACGCCCGGCTGTGCGACGCCACCGCCGTCGACGGTCTCGTGATCGTCGCCTTCCGCACCACCGGCCGGTGCAACGAGCTCACCGGGCTGACCGCGGCGACCGGGGAGCGCGCCTGGTACCGCAACGTGCGCTTCCGCACCGACGTCGACCTGACCAGCACCGAGCAGGTGCTCCTGGCCAGCAGCCCCACGGGGATCGTCACCATCGACCCCACCGGCGACAACACCCGCTGGCGGGTCTCCCCCGCCGACGGGTGCCGGTTCGTCGACGCCGCCGCCGGGAGCACCGGCGTCGCCGTGCTCCAGCGCTGCGGTGCGGGCGCTCCGCTGCAGGTGCTGCTCTACGACGGCATGGCCGGGGACCTCACCTGGACCCGCGAGCTGGACACCGGGACGGCGACCGCGCGCCTGACCGGCGCCGACCGGCTGGTCGGCGTCGTGGTCGGGGACACGGTGACCGTGCTCGCCCCGGCCGACGGCGCCACGCTGCGGACGATCGAGCTCCCCTCCCTGCCCGCGGGCGCCGACGCGCGTGCCGAGCCGCTGCTGCAGGCCGGCGTCGAGGACGTCGCCCTGCTGTGGGCCCGCGGCACGGTCGTCGCCCTGGACCAGGCGACCGGCGCCACCCGCTGGAGCGGGCCGGCGCTGGGGCTGCCCGCGGCGGTGGGCAGCGCCCCGGTCGGCGAGGTGCTGGTGCCCGAGGACGGCGCGTTCGTCCGCCGTTCCCTGGCCGACGGCGCCGAGCTGGAGCGGTCGACGGTGACGGGCGAGCTGCCCACGGGCGGCCGCGCCACCGTCGTGGGGCCGACCGTCGTCCTCGCCACCCCGGGTGAGGTCCGCGCCTTCCGCTGA